The following proteins are co-located in the Desulfurococcus amylolyticus Z-533 genome:
- the tsaA gene encoding tRNA (N6-threonylcarbamoyladenosine(37)-N6)-methyltransferase TrmO, which translates to MDIVLKPIGFVRTGAPDEEVKNALDKNIVKGFIEVLPEYAEGLKGLEGFSHIIIVAYLHKVPGEARNTLIVKPRRLLRLGFKLEELPELGVFATDSPHRPNPIALTIVEVEKIEKNRIYVRGLDLFDGTPVLDIKPYDKSRAVQGFKVPEWLRVLEERIREKNGMDLTP; encoded by the coding sequence ATGGATATAGTGTTGAAGCCCATCGGATTCGTGAGGACGGGTGCACCGGATGAAGAGGTCAAGAACGCCCTGGATAAAAACATTGTGAAGGGATTTATTGAGGTACTGCCGGAGTACGCTGAGGGCCTCAAGGGATTAGAGGGCTTCTCCCATATAATAATAGTGGCATATCTTCACAAAGTACCTGGTGAAGCCAGGAACACTTTGATTGTTAAGCCAAGGAGACTCCTGAGGTTAGGCTTCAAGCTAGAGGAGCTCCCGGAGCTTGGCGTGTTCGCTACTGATAGTCCCCACAGGCCTAATCCAATAGCGTTAACCATCGTGGAGGTGGAGAAGATAGAGAAGAACAGGATCTACGTCAGAGGCCTCGACCTCTTCGATGGTACTCCCGTACTCGATATAAAGCCCTATGATAAGAGCAGAGCGGTGCAGGGTTTCAAGGTACCTGAGTGGCTCAGGGTGCTTGAGGAGAGAATTAGGGAGAAAAACGGTATGGATTTGACGCCTTGA
- a CDS encoding CBS domain-containing protein, producing MSLFRRKRSVPLRVSDIMSAPPITIKETESVEKAAKLMFENNTSSVIVVNSDGLLTGIVTAKDVVAAVALGKIGQDIPVARFMKENPLTISPDAHITEALEKMREFNVRHLPVVDKNNKPVGMVSVRDIMDILLTLLKIIE from the coding sequence GTGTCGCTCTTTAGGCGTAAGAGAAGTGTGCCTTTAAGGGTAAGCGATATCATGTCGGCTCCACCGATCACGATAAAGGAGACGGAGTCCGTGGAGAAAGCCGCCAAACTAATGTTCGAGAACAATACCTCAAGTGTCATAGTGGTCAACAGTGATGGCTTGCTAACAGGTATCGTGACAGCTAAGGATGTAGTGGCGGCTGTTGCACTAGGTAAGATAGGTCAGGACATACCGGTGGCAAGATTCATGAAGGAGAATCCGTTAACCATAAGCCCTGATGCGCATATAACTGAAGCCCTTGAGAAGATGAGGGAGTTCAATGTAAGGCACCTGCCAGTCGTAGATAAAAATAATAAGCCTGTTGGAATGGTCAGCGTTAGAGACATCATGGATATTCTCTTAACACTCCTCAAGATAATCGAGTAG
- a CDS encoding carboxymuconolactone decarboxylase family protein yields MSYKAELEKIVSILNELSSRTPELQEFLKYVHEAESAKTLDAKTKELISLGIAIAVRCEPCIIWHTNAVVNAGATMDEILDVIKVAVCMGGGPALMYALKAYNVAKEFLAGKK; encoded by the coding sequence ATGTCTTATAAGGCTGAACTTGAGAAAATAGTCTCCATATTAAACGAACTCTCCTCTAGAACACCCGAGCTCCAGGAGTTCCTGAAGTACGTGCATGAAGCTGAATCGGCAAAGACCCTTGATGCGAAAACCAAAGAATTGATCAGCCTGGGTATAGCTATCGCTGTGAGGTGCGAACCCTGCATAATATGGCACACTAATGCAGTGGTGAATGCCGGCGCAACAATGGATGAAATACTCGACGTGATAAAGGTAGCTGTATGCATGGGCGGCGGGCCCGCCCTCATGTATGCCTTGAAAGCATATAATGTAGCGAAGGAATTTCTAGCTGGGAAGAAGTAG
- a CDS encoding glycoside hydrolase family 1 protein codes for MIEFPRDFTFGTATASHQIEGDNMYNDWWYWETTGRLRVKSGKACNHWELYREDIELMSRLGYDGYRFSIEWSRIFPQENLFDERALNRYVEIVELLRKHGITPVVTLHHFTSPKWFIDKGGWLREENISYFRRYVEAVVDSVKGVNYWVVFNEPNVYILQGYIMGAWPPGYKSLKIADKAAVNIVKAYKEAYEVLKGRGKVGVAQNLISFKPASDGRRDLNACEKAREVYNHGFLKGVLQGEYVSLRGIKRIEESDMDFIGVNYYSGFVVKHVFNPLKMFMDVRPLDTGLWTTMGYCIYPRGIYEVTREVYDRYRRDIIITENGVAVKDDELRILSIVRHLQYVYKALSEGIPIHGYYYWSFMDNYEWDKGFEQRFGLFEVDYSTFERKPRRSAYVYSEIARTKRISDELLEKYGEKQS; via the coding sequence TTGATAGAATTTCCCCGGGATTTCACTTTTGGAACAGCAACGGCTTCCCACCAGATTGAAGGAGACAACATGTATAATGACTGGTGGTATTGGGAGACAACTGGAAGGCTAAGAGTTAAATCAGGAAAGGCATGCAATCACTGGGAACTCTACCGTGAAGACATAGAGTTGATGAGTAGGCTCGGCTACGATGGATACAGGTTCTCCATAGAGTGGAGCAGGATATTCCCCCAGGAGAACTTGTTCGATGAGAGGGCTTTAAACAGGTACGTGGAGATCGTGGAGCTCCTAAGAAAGCACGGGATAACCCCAGTGGTCACACTACACCATTTCACGAGCCCCAAATGGTTTATTGATAAAGGGGGATGGCTTAGAGAGGAGAACATATCCTACTTCAGGAGGTATGTTGAAGCAGTTGTGGATAGTGTTAAAGGGGTGAACTACTGGGTTGTCTTCAACGAGCCAAATGTTTACATTCTCCAGGGCTACATAATGGGCGCGTGGCCCCCTGGCTACAAAAGTCTGAAGATAGCTGATAAGGCAGCAGTGAACATCGTGAAGGCTTATAAGGAGGCCTACGAGGTCCTCAAAGGAAGGGGGAAAGTAGGGGTAGCCCAGAACCTGATATCCTTCAAGCCGGCTAGTGATGGTAGACGGGATCTCAATGCATGCGAGAAAGCTAGGGAGGTATATAACCACGGGTTCCTGAAAGGGGTACTCCAGGGAGAATATGTTTCACTGAGAGGGATAAAGAGGATTGAGGAGAGCGATATGGACTTCATCGGCGTCAACTATTATAGTGGGTTCGTGGTTAAACACGTGTTCAACCCCTTGAAGATGTTCATGGATGTGAGGCCTCTTGACACAGGGTTGTGGACCACTATGGGGTACTGTATATACCCCAGGGGGATCTATGAGGTGACGAGAGAAGTCTATGATAGATACAGGAGGGATATCATTATCACGGAGAACGGTGTAGCCGTTAAAGATGATGAGTTAAGGATACTCTCGATTGTGAGGCACCTCCAATATGTCTACAAGGCTTTATCCGAGGGTATACCTATACACGGCTACTATTACTGGAGCTTCATGGATAACTATGAATGGGATAAGGGCTTCGAGCAGAGGTTCGGCTTGTTCGAGGTAGACTACTCGACGTTTGAGAGGAAGCCGAGGAGAAGCGCGTATGTCTATAGCGAGATAGCAAGAACTAAGAGGATAAGCGATGAGCTACTGGAGAAGTATGGTGAAAAACAGAGTTAA